Part of the Bacillus sp. THAF10 genome is shown below.
GATAAACAAGGAAGAGTAAACCTTTCTAGAAAAGTGCTTCTTAAAGAAAAGAAAGAAAAAAATGAACAAATGTCATAATGTAAATAGCCTGGCTTAGCACCGGGCTTTTTGCCTACTTTATTATTAATTATTCAAAGTGAATTATGATGAAGATTTTTCAAGCATGTGATTGAAGCAAATGCGGAGACTCCGCGGGAATGAAGCGATTGACAGGAGACCCCAAAGGGCGAAGCCTGAGTAGTCTCCTCCATCGCCCGCAGGACGCGGAGCCATTTTGCACAAATCAACAGCGGCTAAAGGAGCAACCTTTACTCCATTCTTTGTTCTACCTTGTCCTTTTTCTACATAAATTCTAAGTAGAAAGGAGAGGGGTAGAATGAAAAGAAGAACCTTACAAATCTTTGCATTTATCGTCATTGCTTTATTTACATATAAAACGGTGAATCATCCGTTTCCCAGTGATATTTCAGGTCATATAGTCAATGACTTTGAGCAGGTATCAAAAAAACAGGACCCTCTCATGCTAGAAGTGATGGAAAAGGCTTCAGCATTTGAAGTGTCGCCTCAGGATGCGAAAATTGATAAGGTTTGGAAAGCACAGCCCGGCTTAAACGGTTTAAAAGTGGATGTAGAAGCTTCTTATAAAAAAATGAAAAAAACGGGCATGTTTGATGAAGCCAAGCTAGTATTTGAACAAGTTCCACCAAAAGTTCACTTAGCTGATCTTCCCCCTTCTCCCATTTATAGAGGTCATCCGGAAAAACAGATGGTAGCTTTTCTCATAAATGTAGCTTGGGGCAATGACCATATCCCAGGGATGCTAGAAACCTTAAAAAAACACGACGTGAAGGCGACGTTTTTTCTTGAAGGCAGATGGGTGAAAGAAAATCCATCTATGGCAAAAATGATTATAGATGCTGGACATGAAGTTGGTAACCATTCGTATACACATCCTAACATGAAAACTCTTGGCAGCAGTGCCGTGCGTGATCAATTGATGAAAACGAACGAAGTGATTGAGGCGATTTCTGGAAATAAAGTAGAGTGGTTTGCTCCACCAAGTGGCAGCTATCGAGATGAAGTGGTCTCCATTGCTCACGAGTTAAATTTAAAGACAATTATGTGGAGTGTGGACACAATTGATTGGCAAAAACCTGCACCTGATGTTT
Proteins encoded:
- a CDS encoding polysaccharide deacetylase family protein: MKRRTLQIFAFIVIALFTYKTVNHPFPSDISGHIVNDFEQVSKKQDPLMLEVMEKASAFEVSPQDAKIDKVWKAQPGLNGLKVDVEASYKKMKKTGMFDEAKLVFEQVPPKVHLADLPPSPIYRGHPEKQMVAFLINVAWGNDHIPGMLETLKKHDVKATFFLEGRWVKENPSMAKMIIDAGHEVGNHSYTHPNMKTLGSSAVRDQLMKTNEVIEAISGNKVEWFAPPSGSYRDEVVSIAHELNLKTIMWSVDTIDWQKPAPDVLVNRVMKKIHPGAMILMHPTPSTEQSLETMIVSIKEKGLELGSVTALLDEERIIHHN